Within Leishmania infantum JPCM5 genome chromosome 35, the genomic segment ccgcgtgtgtgtgcgcttgtgtgtgcgcgtgtgtgagccTCCCTTCGCTATTTCTCTTTTGCTTTCCGGCTCATCTTGGGTTTCTTGCTGTTACTTgccactttttttttctttactgctttctcttccccttgCCTTTTACCGACCTTTTCATCCGCGTGAGGTGCACCCTGTGAAGACAGCGAGACCCTCTTCACGGCAGAGTTGCCCTGAAGCAGGCCCCGTGGCCCGAAAATGCGAgcgctgtgcgcacgtgctgcCCACCGTTGCTGGCTTGGTGCGTCACATCGAAAGAAAGAGTGCAGAGGTGAGAGAGCAAGAGTGATGGACGGAAGGGGCGCGAAGAAATCCCATAGCAGTGAGCCCCAcagcgcatgtgtgcataGCATGCGGCATCTTCGGCATCTGTCCAGGGCTGCACTGATGAGGCAcagatgccggaagcatCACGAGAGCAGCCCGAGCTGCACCATCCGGGCCCTCCCGACTCCCCATGCGGAGGGTCTCCATATTatgggatgccgcggcgtgAAGCGACCGAGGGCGAAGCATGGCACGCAGACAGGGGGTGCGCAGGGCCACCGAGGACCCTGACCTGAGGCTGGCCAacgtcctcctcgagctcatccggcatgTCACCTTGACCACTCCCCTATTACCCGCACgacagacgccgccgcctccgccctcgagcaggagcaTGGGCGCGGCCCGCGTTGGATCAGGCCATGCAGCTCACCCATGTCCGTGGGAcgcccgccgcgcagcacgcacccgAGGAAGGGACGAGCAAGGACAGGAAGTGCCCGTGCGGCGTATGGCCCGATGCGAAGGCAGGCGGCTCGTCCTAGACGCCCAGGATGCAGCCgtaaccccccccccctacaGAGACGGGTGGGCTGCGGTTGTATGCGCCAATCGGAGGACTCGCTCGCGGTGGAGTCACGCGCGCTGACACGGAAAATGAAGTGCATCTTTGCTGCGAAGCAGAAGCCGCTTTTTCGACACTTTGTTTCTCAAACGCCCTCCCGCCTGGGCACCTCTTGCCCTTCCAACATGTCTTGCCCTCGTGCGGCCAACGGCCCAGGGCCGCGGCGCCCGCATCCCATGCCGTGCTTCAGCTGTTCGAAGAGTTCCTTGTGGCCGGTCTTCTAACGCGAGCTTTCGCgttctgcttttttttctctgctcCACGTACTTTGGGAGGTGTAGGCAAGAGGCCCGCATACGCAGACAGGGTGTACGAAACCGATTCTAAAAGCAGCATACAGGCATACTACGCCTGGCAGAAAacgtggctgctgcttcacaGGAATGCGaacgaaggaaaaagagTGCGTTGGGCGTTCTTCGTCTTCCGCTTTTCGTCGAATAGTGGCGGAAGTAGATGTGTTGTCCTTGCATTTTTTTCCTGCTTCTGCTCTAATATTATGTCGGCGTCTTCGTTCTCGCCGACTGCCTGCTCCGCTCTCcacctctctttttcttccagtggctgttttttttttttgcgtgaTCAGCCCCACAACGCTGCGCACCCGGGCTCATTTCTGTTGTTTAGtcgcttgtgtgcgtctgtTTTTGTCTGTGATGTGGCTGGTGTCCGCTTTTCGCCGTTCGAATTTCGTTTTCATTGTGTCGGGTCCGCTGTTCCACcccacctttttttttttcatcttCGACTCTCTCGGCGGCTTTTCTCGTCTCTGTTCGCCTACCGCTGTTCCTTTCCTTCTTCAGCGCGCCctcgtgtgtatgtgtatcATATCGCTGAAAGAGAGTCGCGTATCGCTGTGCATCGTTCTTTGAGCCACGCAtaaaagaacaaaaaaagaagtgaATGGCGTGCCGAAAATGTAGCTACGGAAAACGGCAGCAGTGCCCGCGCAACATCAGTGCTggtcttttctttttctatTTCGTTTGTGCTCCGCAGATCAGCGGCACTCAAGGCGGGTGCAGAAGGCGAGCATGTGCGTCATCGTGCGGAGTTGATGTTGACTTTTTTGCTTTCGAGAAACGGTAAGGGCTgcgggcgtgcgtgtggaggCCGGTGCCGAGTCGACAAAGACACGATCACAGGTGGGATTGCCTCGTGTCTCATGGCGTGGGCAGATGTGTATacgaacacgcacacacacctcatTCCTACACATAAACACAAACGCAAAAGTGTTGGACAGAGTGGATCTCTTTTCGGTGCCCATCTCTATGCACCAAACCCCCTTTTCGGAACGGATATAGCATTCTTcgctcttttcgttttctgaTCTTGTCCCTCTATGGGCTGTTTCGTCTTCCTTTCTCCCCTTTTTCGTGGTAATGCTGTGCTTTTCCTGTGCGCACGCTCCCCCCGTCGTCTCCCCgatttctttttgtttgcgtgtgcattgtttctctcttgccCCCTAGCGAGAGGTCAAGCGCTCGAGGAGGCGTGCATCAGGGAGAGGCAGCGTCGTGACTTGTGTCTCAGGTTTTAatctcctttttttctccgGTGTCATTGTATTCCTTCCGCTCTGGTGCTCACCGTGTCAGCTTTGCTGTAAGTTTCGCTCGTTCTCGTTGCCTTcccccgctcctcctccccgacgcacgcgcctcccgagcgcgctcttcttctctctgcgccgctgcctgttTCCTTCTTCTGCTTTCTGCTCTTCGCCGCATCACGCATCGTCGTTCTATTATTTTGctttcctccttttccttcgcttGCAAGAtcctgcgcatgcgcgcatgctcGCTTCTCTTGCCCACCGGATTGAATTTGTTTTGTACTCTTGCGTCTCTTCAATCgtcagcgcagcggcgctgtctGTAAGTGTGGGTGCGTCGTTGCGGGCACATCTTGGAtctcggcagccgccacagccattcagcacgcgcgcctcttTACTCTTCAACACAaggcgtgcttgtgtgcgatGCCCTTATTTTGTTTgtgttttcttgtttttgttttgcgtttcttttttttttctactTCAGATGTATGCTCCTCTCATCAATGTGCGCGTCTTTGCccatgtatgcgtgtgtgcctctttatgtctatgtgtgtgtgctcctgGAGGCGCGCAGGTATGTAGACACTATCTAGTGCGTTTGTTCGCTTGTTTGTTGTGCtttttattattattataTTTTTGACTTCGCTATTTCTCATTTCTCTTGTGTGGCGTCgttccctcttttttttcgtgttgttgctgctttgCATGTATGTGCATCCTCCTAACAACATtttctgtctttttttttgtttgcgtgcgtgcgtgtgcacgtgtagAAATAGCAGCATGCCGAGTGTTAAAGGTACCCGCTGAAATTGACAcacttacacacacacacacgtgctctCGTATAGTCGCAAGACAGTCTGTTGTGAGTTCCGCGGCAACGGAAAGAGCGACATAcacagcgaggaggaggggagagtcacaggggggggggcgtgtaGGCAGTAGAGGACGGGCGGCGCAGCCAAACAAGCATGAGACGAGGGAGTGAGTTGAAGTAAGCCAGCTCACTGCACTTGAATCCTTGTTCTCCATTGCTGCTTCCGCGCCGATCACTCTTCCGCCTTTGCCTTCTGAGCGTATACGTCTCTGTGTCTCCCCTCTATccttgcttctctctcgttgttcGGTCTGACTTTtactttctctcttctccttgtCTGCGTACTTGTGCGACTGTTCTCGTGCTTTCGGCTCGGTGAGACGGGCGTGGACACGTTGCGTAtctgcagcaggtgcactTAAACTGAAAAACACTACACACCCACATAAAAACCTTGTATACGCTTGCACAACGACGTGTAGGTGTGGTATTCGGCACGCTGCACACGATCTCTGAGGGCACGCGCTTCCAGTGGATACGAGAGCACCCTCAGGCGAAGGGCTcgatgcgcgcgtgcagaggCGCTTGAGCGTTCTGCAACGTCAGTCGTCGATGACCGGGTGCTGTCCTCATGCCGCAAGGAAATCTGTGTCGCGGCTCACCACACTGCTGTATTTCGCCGCTTGCCAAACTAGGCGACGCGGAGCGCAGGGCAGTGCGAACGAAGCCAGTGCAGCTGTGTAGTGTGTGGGCCCTTCACCTCTACTCCGTTTTTATTTCCCTTCTTTGTCATCTACCTCCTCTTCTCGCTCATCGCCTGTGGCTGGGCCGTCGTCAACACTCTCTTCAGCGCGTTTAGGCGCGTTGGCGTGTGTGTTCTCTGAGGTGGGCACGACTCCTCCATTTCGAACACGCGCCGTCTCTGCGAACAGCGCCACCTCACACGGCGAGAGTCGTTCATCGCTAACACAGTCATAGCTGTCTTGTACATCGTTCGCTCAAATGGAAGTGGTGTGCTCGGCACTCGCGGGCATTTTCGCACGCCTGCTCTGCCATCCACTGGATACAATCAAGACGGTCACCTTCACTGGCTTTGCTGGCGACCACCTCGCGCCacctgccactgccgcgtcATCAAgtacgccggcgccgcgcgcgtcgTTTCTTCAATCGGCGCGCTCCATCTGGGCCAGGGAGGGCGTCGCCGGTTTTTATCGTGGGGTCGGGGTAGCTGCCGTCGGCTCTGCACCAGGCGTTGCCCTCTACCTCAGCACGTACGACTGGTGCAGCACAGCGTGGAAGGCGTTCGGCGACGgagctgccggtgccgcagGGTCGACCGGGACAGGTGAAAACTCCCCGGTGCCGGGTGTGATGAACGCCACACTGCAGCCACTgcgagccgccgctgcggccacgccgtccagcgTGCGTTTCTTCGTGTGCGGACTGGCAGCTGAGACGGTGAGCTGCGTCGTATGGGTGCCGATCGACGTGGCAAAGGAAAGGCTTCAGTCGCAGCCGCCATCGCTGAAGGGCCGCTACACGAGCAGCCTTGATGCACTGCAGCGTATTTTAGCGAATGAAGGGGTCAGGGGCCTCTACAAGGGGTACGCCTCCACCCTCTCCAGCTTCGGCCCGTTTTCGGCCGTGTACTTCGTATTTTACGAGTACTTCACCAAGGTACTGGCAGGGTTGCACACTGCGGCCTCAGCTGCGCCAAAGCAGGGTGACCGGAACGGcggcaacgagagagagattTTCTCTTTGGCCACGTTTGCGGTGGCGCTCGgagctggcgctggtggcaATGCAGTGGCGTCCCTACTCACGAATCCGTTGGAGCTGGTGAAGACACGGATACAGGTGCAGCGGGCCGTGCTGCATCGAAGAGACGTGGGCGCCTCTACCCCTGCCCTGTTTTCATACCACTATCGGGGCCTGCGGGAGGGGCTCGCAGCACTAGCAAAGGAGAAAGGGATACGGGCGCTATGGAAGGGCGTGGGCAGTCGCATCGCCTACACCGCACCGAACGCGGCGTTGACCATGGGTTTCTTTGAGTTTTTGAAGACAAAACTGATATGAAGGACGGGCGCGCGCCTGCGTACACCATTGCCGTATGTTGTTGCCATCAATGCGACgcgcgaggaggtgcagacGCCTCCGCTTTGCCTGCATATATCACCATTGGGTATATggttctttttctttgcgtttTCCTTCGCGCTGGCATCGTCTGCTCATTCgtcgtgtttgtgtgtttcctttttttttctagtCTATATTGCCTAACGCACGCTCGTTTTGTATCAATCAATATGCACAAATCTGTGTGGCCTCACCGTTGACCGTggctcttccctcttctctcgaTGCCGTAACGCCGTGCGGGTGAATTCCTTTCTTTGCTTGGCCCTTCGAAACCTCACCTTTGTGTGAGCTTGGGCGCGCCTGTGGCGCGGCGAGCTGCCTTTTATCGTTTTGCTCCTGGTCGTTGGAAATGCCGGGAGAGAATGAGATAGCGAGAAGGGCTCCACGCGCTTTTGCAGTGGGATccgcttctctccttttgtGACTTCAGCACGCCCAGCGTCGTCCTCAGCGAAGGAGTCTTATGGTGATGGTGTGGGACCTGCCTCTCAGCATCTTTGCCGAAAACGCGACTTTCGCCAGCCTGGTGCTGCATGCAGCTGGCCGTTGGCTCTCTCCCAGTGTCGTGGACGTATAGTGAGCTCGGCGGCCGACGAGCGGTCACTGTTGGAGCGGCCCGCCCCCTCTCGTTGCTGTGCCCATTGCACCTACCCTTTGCTACTAGATGGCCGTGAGGCAGGATACCAAAGAAACTCAAGCTCCGATGCTGCTGTCGGGACTCCATCGTTGAAAGGCTGACCATTCGCCGACAATTTGCCCACCGAAAAAAGCTCTTCTCAGGGCTTTCCGTGCTCTTAGaccacagcacacacacacacacacacacgcacacaaaggaAAGGTGGCGTGAGCGATGGGTGCGCATGGATGGTGAACTATTCGAGTTACTTgtttcccttctctccttcttccCCCTACACACTCATTCTGtctccgccccctcttcACGCGCTTCTCTTGCTCTTAACGAATTCTGTTTCACCATTTACTCCACGCACCCCGCTATGAACGCTCACCTTGTTTTCCCAACCACTGTGCTCTATCTCTGAAAAAGCACCAGCAGCCAAAACACGCGCGTAGCTCTTTTTCGCACTGTTTGCATCCTTTTGTGCTTTCCCGTCACCATTGCGCCTACCGACTGGACTCCCCGCCCTTCTTCTGCAAACAagggtgcgtgtgcacctATGTTTTTCTCCGCGTGCCTTAAGTCCATTTACACGGCAGGCAACAACTCCCAGCGACCCTTCTTCACGAGAAAGGGACGGCGTCAACCGCAAGAACAGTAGCAGCATCCGAGGTGGCGATATCGTCAGCGTTGTTGCCATCTGCCTTTCAGGCGGCGCGCCAATCAAATCATCGCtacgcacagagagaagaaTCCAATCAACAACACAAGGGGTACGTGAAAaaccaacaacaacggccATCGAAGGAAGCGTGCGCATTCAACCGAGCTCATTCCTTTGCAGACACTATCAACGCCTTTCCTCCACAGTCGTCCttgccgttgccgtcgtctCTCTGCCTTGTGTCTTATTCGGTTTCATTGTTTTTCTGTTCTGTTGTTGGCGTTCTGCCCGACGTGGAGGACGTCGGtgccatctcctcctctccctcacagcttctctcttcttttctgcCATCCCCCTCGTTATAGACTCCTTGAAGTTGCGCCCCCTTTCGACTTTCAAAcgctgtcttttttttttttgttgcggttgcctgctgccgtgcacTTGCATCTCCACTTATATCTTTATCAGTTCGGCAGTGCGCAATAGtgtttgtctgtgtgtctgtgtgtgtgcctaaCTGGGTGttcgagggagagagggacgacATCATAACAgcgtgccggcgccgtgtTGCCCACGTGACTTCGTCTCCGTGTTGGTAGCCGCGGTGGTTCTCTTGTTCTCCCGTATTATCTGTTTCCACAGCCCTTGTGCCCGTTACGTTTCacttgcttttctttttgcgtGTTGTCTTGCCGAAGCAGTCGCGCtcctacacgcacacacccgaGCATACGTTTCcgcgctccctctctctgtctcgtTTCTCATCTTTTTGAGCGCCGAAGATGAGCTTCAACAACCCGCtcgagtcgctgctgcggagcaTTATTCAAGGCAGTGGCCgtggtgaaggcggcggaggcgacggcagcggccaacCCACCATGGTCACATTCAGCACCGACGATGCTTCCGGTATGTACCCGCTCTCCATGCTGCAAGCCATGGGGCCGAGCCTCGTGTTCAGCCGTGGCCCCGGTGTCAGTGTGTCTGCAGATCCGACTCGCCGCGGTGCTGAGGCCTCACCGGCGATGCCAGACGCGCAGTCTGCCTCACCCGGCAGTGTgtacagcggcggcgtgccgccCATGGTGTGGATAcagcgggagcagcagcgtatTCCGCTTCAGTTCTCCGCAACAGGCAGCCCCAATCTAGACGGaacgcggctgcgcgaggagggcAACGAGGCCTTCAAGGCAGGCCGGTACCACGAGGCGATTCGCTACTACACCCAGGCGATCGAGGTCGACCCGGACTCGGAGTTCCTCTACACCAACCGCTCTTTTGCCTACTTCAATATCAAAGAGTTCGAGAAGTccgccgctgacgcggcgaaggcggtggAGATTAACGCGAACTTTTTCAAGGGGCACTACCGGCTGGGGCTGGCGCAGATGAGCTTAAACGACTTTGGCCATGCTATGGAGAGTCTGCGCAAGGCCTGGGCGCTGGCGCCCAGTGAAAACAAAGAGGCTATTCGGGTAGCCATGGCGAAATGCGAGTCCAAGATGGCACGAGCGCcggtgacgccgctgctgatgagcCCTGGCGATTCCTCGTCCGTGCCCTACACCGAGACTGGGGTCAGCTCGCGCTCTTCGTGGCCGACGGCTCCGGCGCGTCCCACAGATGCGCAGTCGGCACTCGGCAGCACTAGCGTGGACTTctgcgagctggaggcaggGATACGGCGCGCGGCGACCTTGCGGGACCAGGCAGCAAAGTATGCCGAAACGTACAAAGCGCAGGACGCCATTGTAGAGTGCAGCAAACGGTCTGACAAGATCAAGTCCCTCATGAGCATCGCCACCTCCAGCGAGCTCTCTGCCCTCTCTAAGGAGGCGGACGAGAAACAGTCGCAGTTGCGTCGTGCTGTGCGCGACCAGGACAGCAACGCTTATCACAAGGCGCGGTGTGACCGAGATGCTACACTCAACAAGCTGTGGGACACTGCTGCACAGGCTGGGATGGCGATTGCGCAGCTCAAGAAAATTgccaaggaggagcagaACTTTTTCAGCCGATTCGGTCCGGCTTCCAACCGCACGCTGTCCAACGTCCCAACGGAAGGGACGAGTGACACGTTAACGGCCGTGACGACGCCCGTAGCAGCTGAGTCGCCGCCCGCCTCGGCACCGATTCCGCCAAACGAAGCTCCGACCGATGCCGGCGCCCCAGGCACGTCCCTGTCTCGTGCTTCTTGTATTTCCCCAGGAAGCTCCACACCGAccgccgaggcggtggtgccgcacCAGCCGTTGACAACGCCGAGGGCCGGCGCAAATCATTCTACCCAGAGCTCCAccatcgccggcgctgagcttgaccagctgctgcgacgccgtGTCGAGATCAACGAGGCGGTGAGAAAGGCGCAGAAGtgcttcgccgccaccgacgcaGCCGGGCAGGCGTTCTTGCACTCattggaggcggaggcggaggcgatgaaGGAGGTGCGTTCGCTCCTTGCCGAGGCAGTGGAGCTCGACACCCAGCTGGAGACCCACGCACGTCAGGTGGCGCAGACCACAACGAAGGAGCTTTCCGATGTGCGTTTACAGGCGCTGGACCAGATGAGCAGCGTCGTCGAGCGCGTGAAAGCAGACAAGGAGGCCTTCGTCAAGACGATGCGCGAGGGCGACGGtctgctggaggaggaggcgaagctcGAGCAACAGCGCCTCTTGCATGAGCGCCAGCGCATTCAGCTGCAGGCCGAAATCGAATGGTTCAAGATTCGGGATGAGCCAGAGAATAAGATCGAATGCCTGCAGGTGCAAGTGAAGCGACTGCACCAGCGTATCGCTGCCATCCACGAGAAGCAGAAGGCTGTGCAGACACGCATCATGGAGCTGGTGGAGCAGGATCACCCGGAGCTGGCGTGGAAGTCGATGGCCAACGGTTCACGAATCTTGCGGCTGGTAAAGGGCAGCGGACTCTGGCAGAACCTTTCCTTCTCCGACTTCCAGGTTTTGTCGACGCTGTCGTCCACCGTGAACAGCAAGGTATACCACGCGCTACGCCGCGGCGAGCACGTCGCTGTGAAGGAGATCTCcatcgacgacgatgcggcgcgccgacgcTTCCAGCGAGAGGTGAATATCGTCTCCACCTGCAACCACCCCAACATCATCCGTATCAAAGGCGTCTTCTTCGACGGACCTTTTGCCTATATCCTCTTACCCTACTaccaccgcggcagcctgCGGGCGTTGCTGTCGAAGCAGGAACCCATGTCgtgggtggcggtgcaggaCATGCTCCGTCAACTCGCCAGCGGTGTCGCTTACCTGCACGAGCACGGCATCGTCCACGGTGACCTGAAGCCGTCCAACGTGCTCATTGCGGACGACGGGCGGCCTGTCATCTCCGACTTTGGGATTGCCAAGGACCACGGCGCCCTCGGCGTTGCTGACATGACGCTGACAACCACCGTGACGAACACCAGCAACGGCTGCAACAGCATCGTGGGCACGATACAGTATATGGCACctgagcagctgctgtgcgaGACGGGCTCGCACACGGCGAAATCCACGGGCATGTCCGACATGTGGGCGCTCGGGTTCACGATGCTGGAGGTGGCGCTAGAGAACGCGTTTTTTCACGATGCCTCACTGGGGAAGCCGAgtttgccgctgctgctaccaGAGCAGAAGCGGATCGATGTGCCGGCCAAGGCCGTCGGCGGTGACGAGAAGCTAGCCGAGGCAATCGCGTCGGTGCTCGTGGCCGACCCGGCGAACCGGGCGACCGCCTACGACCTGCTGGCGCACCCGTACTTCAGCTCAACGCTCAGCTCCATGA encodes:
- a CDS encoding MAP kinase kinase-like protein, whose amino-acid sequence is MPDAQSASPGSVYSGGVPPMVWIQREQQRIPLQFSATGSPNLDGTRLREEGNEAFKAGRYHEAIRYYTQAIEVDPDSEFLYTNRSFAYFNIKEFEKSAADAAKAVEINANFFKGHYRLGLAQMSLNDFGHAMESLRKAWALAPSENKEAIRVAMAKCESKMARAPVTPLLMSPGDSSSVPYTETGVSSRSSWPTAPARPTDAQSALGSTSVDFCELEAGIRRAATLRDQAAKYAETYKAQDAIVECSKRSDKIKSLMSIATSSELSALSKEADEKQSQLRRAVRDQDSNAYHKARCDRDATLNKLWDTAAQAGMAIAQLKKIAKEEQNFFSRFGPASNRTLSNVPTEGTSDTLTAVTTPVAAESPPASAPIPPNEAPTDAGAPGTSLSRASCISPGSSTPTAEAVVPHQPLTTPRAGANHSTQSSTIAGAELDQLLRRRVEINEAVRKAQKCFAATDAAGQAFLHSLEAEAEAMKEVRSLLAEAVELDTQLETHARQVAQTTTKELSDVRLQALDQMSSVVERVKADKEAFVKTMREGDGLLEEEAKLEQQRLLHERQRIQLQAEIEWFKIRDEPENKIECLQVQVKRLHQRIAAIHEKQKAVQTRIMELVEQDHPELAWKSMANGSRILRLVKGSGLWQNLSFSDFQVLSTLSSTVNSKVYHALRRGEHVAVKEISIDDDAARRRFQREVNIVSTCNHPNIIRIKGVFFDGPFAYILLPYYHRGSLRALLSKQEPMSWVAVQDMLRQLASGVAYLHEHGIVHGDLKPSNVLIADDGRPVISDFGIAKDHGALGVADMTLTTTVTNTSNGCNSIVGTIQYMAPEQLLCETGSHTAKSTGMSDMWALGFTMLEVALENAFFHDASLGKPSLPLLLPEQKRIDVPAKAVGGDEKLAEAIASVLVADPANRATAYDLLAHPYFSSTLSSMNSNQNSSALAKSDERIDAVRSYIYAVRRSHQQKVLVSVSRSHMVESVRDIFQRLDNDDLLSPIMVVFQGEAGIDEGALTTEMLNLFYEQLILVKKALVCAASEEAGAASPHSAGSPVSSGTAAASASASNEPGIRSVLFSTVPYLPAPDADGIAPDLFVLLGKVLLKSIIENRQIPLQLSSAVLKFLSGAEPSFVDLEEYDPNIASTLKRLRLLSAADLEDAGLDFSYFTHEFLKTQTDGRYTTDSPLTPESVSDYINLREKFDLVERRRTALEAMRKGFYCEPSLEHHLKLLSPSDLLLLLCGQLHVSAQVIVDALEFQGFGRNSNTPKYLKEVLLDMSQNNLRRFLQLCTATAAVPVSGAMKKIKVLRCADEGRLPVGHGCTNQLDLPDYNDKQIIKEKLEIALAHASDGFHVV